One stretch of Streptomyces sp. A2-16 DNA includes these proteins:
- a CDS encoding alpha/beta hydrolase, translating into MTHVPPPFDPELSAALDLIKDVISPGLALDEIDLVRQGAGIEMLADLDLTLDGFFEVEDRSVPGPEGAPEISLLICRPAAEAPPGTGRPVIYHVHGGGMVLGNNRVGVDGPLAWARELDAVVVSVEYRLAPEHPHPAPVEDVYAGLVWTSEHAGEIGGDPERIVIAGASAGGGLSAALALLTRDRKGPRPVGQLLMCPMLDDRNDSPSTYQMAGLGVWDRTANETGWTALLGELRGGPDVPAYAAPARAEDLSGLPPAFLDVGSAETFRDEVVAYASRIWQAGGIAELHVWPGGFHGFDGFAPQAALSQAARAAHLAWLRRLLGT; encoded by the coding sequence ATGACACATGTGCCGCCCCCGTTCGACCCCGAGCTCAGTGCCGCCCTGGATCTGATCAAGGACGTGATCTCACCCGGTCTCGCCCTGGACGAGATCGACCTCGTGCGCCAGGGGGCGGGCATCGAGATGCTGGCCGACCTGGACCTGACGCTGGACGGGTTCTTCGAGGTCGAGGACCGCTCGGTGCCGGGACCGGAGGGCGCCCCCGAGATCTCGCTGCTGATCTGCCGGCCCGCCGCCGAGGCGCCCCCGGGCACCGGCCGTCCGGTGATCTACCACGTCCACGGCGGGGGCATGGTCCTCGGCAACAACCGCGTCGGCGTGGACGGCCCGCTGGCCTGGGCGAGGGAACTGGACGCGGTCGTGGTGTCGGTGGAGTACCGGCTGGCGCCCGAACATCCGCATCCGGCGCCGGTCGAGGACGTCTACGCCGGTCTCGTGTGGACGTCCGAGCACGCCGGGGAGATCGGTGGTGACCCCGAGCGGATCGTGATCGCCGGGGCGAGCGCGGGTGGCGGCCTGTCGGCGGCACTGGCCCTGCTCACCCGGGACCGCAAGGGGCCGCGGCCGGTGGGGCAACTGCTGATGTGCCCGATGCTGGACGACCGCAACGACAGCCCGTCGACGTATCAGATGGCGGGGCTGGGGGTGTGGGACCGTACGGCCAACGAGACGGGCTGGACCGCTCTGCTGGGTGAGCTGCGGGGTGGGCCCGACGTTCCCGCGTACGCGGCGCCGGCCCGCGCCGAGGACCTGTCGGGGCTGCCTCCCGCCTTCCTCGACGTGGGGTCGGCGGAGACCTTCCGGGACGAGGTCGTGGCGTACGCGTCCAGGATCTGGCAGGCGGGCGGCATCGCGGAGCTGCACGTGTGGCCGGGCGGCTTCCACGGGTTCGACGGTTTCGCCCCGCAGGCGGCGCTGTCCCAGGCCGCGCGGGCGGCGCACCTGGCGTGGCTGCGGAGGTTGCTCGGCACCTAG
- a CDS encoding TerC family protein, protein MNVSVTVWLLTVVALCVLVGADFFIGRKPHDVSVKEAGIWTVVWVVLACLFGLGLFFFGGGKPTGEFFAGYITEKSLSVDNLFVFVLIMGKFAVPSQYQQRVLMVGVVMALVLRAGFIVAGAAIISAFSWVFYIFGAFLIWTAWKLVQDARKDDHDEEYEENKLLKMVEKRFGVADRYHGTKLWIEENGKRIMTPMLVVMLAIGSTDVLFALDSIPAIYGLTQDPYIVFTANAFALMGLRQLYFLIGGLLKKLVHLSYGLSIILGFIGVKLVLHALHESGVHVPEISIPFSLGFIVLVLTITTLTSLRAAKQQERSEVERAA, encoded by the coding sequence GTGAACGTCTCTGTCACCGTCTGGCTGCTGACCGTCGTCGCCCTGTGCGTCCTGGTCGGCGCCGACTTCTTCATCGGCCGCAAGCCCCACGACGTGTCCGTCAAGGAGGCCGGCATCTGGACCGTCGTCTGGGTCGTCCTGGCCTGTCTCTTCGGACTCGGACTGTTCTTCTTCGGCGGCGGGAAACCCACGGGCGAGTTCTTCGCCGGGTACATCACCGAGAAGTCGCTGAGCGTCGACAACCTCTTCGTGTTCGTCCTGATCATGGGGAAGTTCGCGGTGCCCTCGCAGTACCAGCAGCGGGTGCTGATGGTCGGCGTCGTGATGGCGCTGGTGCTGCGCGCCGGGTTCATCGTGGCCGGAGCGGCGATCATCTCCGCGTTCTCCTGGGTGTTCTACATCTTCGGCGCCTTCCTCATCTGGACCGCGTGGAAGCTCGTGCAGGACGCCCGCAAGGACGACCACGACGAGGAGTACGAGGAGAACAAGCTGCTGAAGATGGTGGAGAAGCGGTTCGGGGTGGCGGACCGGTACCACGGCACCAAGCTGTGGATCGAGGAGAACGGCAAGCGGATCATGACCCCGATGCTCGTCGTGATGCTCGCCATCGGCTCCACCGACGTGCTGTTCGCCCTGGACTCCATCCCGGCGATCTACGGCCTCACCCAGGACCCGTACATCGTCTTCACCGCCAACGCGTTCGCCCTGATGGGCCTGCGCCAGCTGTACTTCCTCATCGGCGGCCTGCTGAAGAAGCTGGTCCACCTCAGCTACGGCCTGTCGATCATCCTCGGCTTCATCGGCGTCAAACTCGTCCTGCACGCCCTGCACGAGTCCGGCGTCCACGTCCCCGAGATCAGCATCCCCTTCTCGCTGGGCTTCATCGTCCTCGTCCTGACGATCACCACGCTCACGAGCCTGCGCGCCGCGAAGCAGCAGGAGCGGTCGGAGGTGGAACGGGCGGCGTGA
- a CDS encoding LLM class F420-dependent oxidoreductase, whose amino-acid sequence MRVGVHINRFDHPAGAPALGAELAAAGAAAEAAGVSWLSVMDHYFQMEFNGGAEDPMLEAYTTLGFLAAHTETVQLGALVTGVTYRHPGLLAKIATTLDVLSGGRATLGIGAAWYDREHQGLGVPFPPLAERFERLEEVLRICLQMWDPATNGPFEGAHYRLAETLCVPAPVSSPHPEIMIGGSGEKKTLRLVARHGDACNLFASSPQEVTHKLDVLRRHCDTEGRDYDEIRKTVLYMGESATEGDVDGFARDVTGYTKLGIDTVILAPRTGAPAEWIERFTAPAVQRLAELD is encoded by the coding sequence ATGCGTGTGGGCGTGCACATCAACCGGTTCGACCACCCTGCAGGCGCGCCCGCTCTCGGGGCGGAGCTCGCCGCCGCCGGTGCCGCGGCGGAGGCGGCCGGGGTGAGCTGGCTGTCGGTGATGGACCACTACTTCCAGATGGAGTTCAACGGCGGCGCCGAGGACCCCATGCTGGAGGCCTACACGACCCTGGGCTTCCTCGCGGCCCACACCGAGACGGTCCAGCTCGGCGCACTGGTGACCGGAGTGACGTACCGCCACCCCGGACTGCTCGCCAAGATCGCGACCACGCTCGACGTGCTCTCCGGCGGCCGGGCCACCCTCGGCATCGGAGCAGCCTGGTACGACCGCGAGCACCAGGGGCTCGGCGTGCCGTTCCCGCCGCTCGCGGAGCGTTTCGAGCGGCTGGAGGAGGTCCTGCGGATCTGTCTGCAGATGTGGGACCCGGCGACGAACGGCCCCTTCGAGGGCGCCCACTACCGGCTCGCCGAGACCTTGTGCGTACCGGCCCCGGTCAGCAGCCCGCACCCCGAGATCATGATCGGTGGCAGCGGCGAGAAGAAGACGCTCCGCCTGGTCGCCCGCCACGGCGACGCCTGCAACCTCTTCGCCTCCTCGCCGCAGGAGGTCACGCACAAGCTCGACGTGCTGCGCCGCCACTGCGACACCGAGGGGCGGGACTACGACGAGATCCGCAAGACCGTCCTCTACATGGGCGAGTCGGCCACCGAGGGCGATGTCGACGGCTTCGCGCGGGACGTCACCGGCTACACCAAGCTCGGCATCGACACGGTCATCCTCGCCCCGCGCACCGGCGCCCCCGCCGAGTGGATCGAACGCTTCACGGCACCCGCCGTACAGCGGCTCGCCGAACTGGACTAG
- a CDS encoding LysR family transcriptional regulator has protein sequence MIDLRRLHVLRAVAHYGTVTAAAQALHFTPSAASQQIRQLARDLGVDLLQPQGRGVRLTPAAESLLAHADAIQARWEQAELDLRADHGEPAGPLRVGGFPVAIPVLLAPMTVRLRERHRRLAVSVQELGVPECFDLLFEGEVDLAVVEATPHNPPMSDPRYDQRPLLDDPFDLVVPADHPLAGRDRVDLADAAHEDWIAPFPDSPCLTHVMSACGGAGFTPSVVHQAREWDVTAHLVAHRLGVALIPRMARLTPQLPITRVRCEGNPHRKLLTCTRTGAHERPAVAAALRELRELAPAAVT, from the coding sequence ATGATTGACCTGCGCCGGCTCCACGTTCTGAGGGCGGTCGCCCACTACGGCACGGTCACCGCGGCCGCCCAAGCCCTGCACTTCACCCCGTCCGCCGCCTCCCAGCAGATCCGTCAGCTCGCCCGGGACCTGGGCGTCGATCTCCTCCAGCCCCAGGGGCGCGGGGTGCGTCTGACCCCGGCGGCGGAGAGCCTGCTCGCGCACGCCGACGCGATCCAGGCCCGCTGGGAACAGGCCGAACTCGATCTGCGCGCCGACCACGGCGAGCCCGCGGGGCCCCTGAGGGTGGGCGGCTTCCCCGTGGCGATCCCGGTGCTGCTCGCCCCGATGACGGTCCGGCTGCGCGAGAGGCATCGCCGACTGGCCGTCAGTGTCCAGGAGTTGGGGGTTCCGGAGTGCTTCGACCTGCTCTTCGAGGGGGAGGTCGACCTGGCCGTCGTGGAGGCGACCCCGCACAACCCGCCCATGAGCGACCCCCGCTACGACCAACGGCCGCTGCTGGACGACCCGTTCGACCTGGTCGTACCCGCGGACCATCCACTCGCCGGGCGCGACCGCGTGGATCTCGCGGACGCGGCCCACGAGGACTGGATCGCCCCCTTCCCGGACAGCCCCTGCCTCACGCACGTCATGTCGGCCTGCGGCGGCGCAGGATTCACCCCGAGCGTGGTCCACCAGGCCCGGGAGTGGGACGTCACCGCGCACCTGGTCGCCCACCGCCTGGGCGTGGCCCTGATCCCCCGGATGGCCCGCCTGACCCCGCAGTTGCCGATCACGAGGGTCCGCTGCGAGGGCAACCCCCACCGGAAGCTGCTGACCTGCACCCGCACCGGAGCCCATGAGCGCCCGGCGGTCGCGGCGGCGCTCAGGGAACTGCGAGAGCTGGCTCCCGCGGCGGTGACCTGA
- a CDS encoding NAD(P)H-dependent oxidoreductase: MSVRILALVGSLRAGSHNRQLAEAAVKHAPEGAEIVLYEGLAEIPFYNEDIDVEGNVPAAAAKLREAAQASDAFLLFSPEYNGTIPAVLKNAIDWLSRPYGAGAFGGKPVAVVGTAFGQFGGVWAQDETRKAVGIAGGKVLEDVKLSIPGSVVRFAETHPADDAEVAGQLAEVVAQLHSNTGETAAA, encoded by the coding sequence ATGTCTGTTCGCATCCTTGCGCTCGTCGGATCCCTTCGCGCCGGTTCGCACAACCGCCAGCTCGCCGAGGCGGCCGTCAAGCACGCTCCCGAGGGCGCGGAGATCGTGCTCTACGAGGGCCTGGCCGAGATCCCCTTCTACAACGAGGACATCGACGTCGAGGGCAACGTCCCCGCGGCCGCCGCCAAGCTCCGTGAGGCCGCGCAGGCCTCCGACGCCTTCCTCCTCTTCTCCCCCGAGTACAACGGCACCATCCCGGCCGTGCTGAAGAACGCCATCGACTGGCTGTCGCGCCCCTACGGCGCCGGCGCCTTCGGCGGCAAGCCGGTCGCCGTGGTCGGTACCGCGTTCGGCCAGTTCGGCGGCGTGTGGGCGCAGGACGAGACCCGCAAGGCCGTGGGCATCGCCGGCGGCAAGGTGCTCGAGGACGTCAAGCTGTCCATCCCGGGCTCGGTCGTGCGCTTCGCCGAGACCCACCCGGCCGACGACGCCGAGGTCGCCGGGCAGCTGGCCGAGGTCGTGGCGCAGCTGCACAGCAACACGGGCGAGACCGCCGCGGCCTGA
- a CDS encoding TetR/AcrR family transcriptional regulator, which yields MLYAGVMSATLPPFPKSQEPFDKPQLLEVGSAPDEPCLRADAARNRARLLEAATRLIAEHGVAGVTMEAVATAAGVGKGTVFRRFGDRTGLLMALLDHSAHQLQADFLGGPPPLGPGAPPVDRLRALGVAMLYRSAEQLDLLLAAQAEPTRRHSHPSTRALHMHTTMLLRQILPRADCELLAQTLMAYLDPALIHHLTRQCGMPLERLETGWSDLVARVTGTDPVR from the coding sequence ATGCTTTACGCTGGCGTCATGTCCGCGACCCTGCCGCCGTTCCCGAAGTCCCAGGAGCCCTTCGACAAGCCCCAGCTCCTCGAGGTCGGTTCCGCCCCGGACGAGCCGTGCCTGCGTGCCGACGCGGCCCGCAACCGCGCCCGGCTTCTGGAGGCCGCGACGCGGCTGATCGCGGAACACGGTGTGGCGGGAGTCACCATGGAGGCGGTGGCCACGGCCGCAGGCGTCGGCAAGGGCACCGTCTTCCGCCGCTTCGGCGACCGCACCGGACTGCTCATGGCGCTCCTCGACCACTCCGCGCACCAGCTCCAGGCGGACTTCCTCGGCGGCCCGCCGCCCCTGGGTCCCGGAGCCCCTCCGGTGGACCGGCTGCGGGCGCTCGGGGTGGCGATGCTGTACCGCTCGGCCGAACAGCTGGACCTGCTGCTGGCCGCGCAGGCGGAGCCGACCCGCCGCCACTCCCACCCGTCGACCCGGGCGCTGCACATGCACACCACGATGCTGCTGCGGCAGATACTCCCGCGCGCCGACTGCGAACTCCTGGCCCAGACGCTGATGGCCTACCTCGATCCCGCCCTCATCCATCACCTCACCCGGCAGTGCGGAATGCCGCTGGAGCGCCTCGAAACCGGCTGGAGCGACCTCGTCGCCCGGGTGACCGGCACGGATCCGGTGCGCTAG
- a CDS encoding LacI family DNA-binding transcriptional regulator, producing the protein MTIVMVQIQNTSASPVTRAVPTSADVARVAGVSRATVSYVLNNTSAVRISEPTRRRVHEAAKELGYVPHAAARSLRAGHSRMVLMPAPSIPVGPLYSQFISELQWALGRLDYTVVQYGSVGLQGDEAARAWAELRPVAVLVPGAGLGPQGVALLRRSGARAVVTLGPEAVEGAHALLMDHTGVGHSAATHLYARGRRRIGVVVPEEPGLHAFSLPRLAGVRRALHGTDATLTELPLAYEEQAAAKLAVRWPDLGLDAVFAYNDEYAMLLMRALQDEGVRVPEDTAVIGADDLLLGRLLRPRLSTVHIELPSGRALAELVDRAVREPGAATETHTVLGATVVQRDSS; encoded by the coding sequence ATGACGATCGTCATGGTGCAGATACAGAACACGTCCGCGTCCCCCGTCACGCGCGCGGTTCCCACGAGCGCCGATGTGGCCCGCGTGGCCGGCGTCTCGCGTGCGACCGTCTCCTACGTCCTCAACAACACCAGCGCCGTCCGGATCAGCGAGCCCACGCGCCGCCGCGTCCACGAGGCCGCCAAGGAACTCGGGTACGTCCCGCACGCGGCCGCCCGCAGCCTGCGCGCCGGCCACAGCAGGATGGTCCTGATGCCCGCCCCGTCCATCCCGGTCGGCCCGCTCTACAGCCAGTTCATCAGCGAACTCCAGTGGGCCCTGGGCCGGTTGGACTACACCGTCGTGCAGTACGGCAGCGTCGGCCTCCAGGGCGACGAGGCCGCCCGCGCCTGGGCCGAGCTGCGCCCCGTCGCCGTCCTGGTGCCCGGTGCGGGACTCGGCCCGCAGGGCGTGGCCCTGCTCCGGCGCTCCGGTGCCCGGGCGGTCGTCACCCTCGGTCCCGAGGCGGTCGAGGGGGCCCACGCCCTGCTCATGGACCACACGGGCGTCGGCCACAGTGCCGCCACCCACCTGTACGCCCGCGGCCGGCGCCGCATCGGCGTCGTGGTGCCAGAGGAGCCCGGTCTGCACGCGTTCTCGCTGCCCCGTCTGGCAGGGGTGCGCCGGGCCCTGCACGGCACGGACGCCACGCTGACCGAGCTGCCCCTCGCCTACGAGGAGCAGGCCGCGGCCAAGCTCGCGGTGCGCTGGCCGGACCTCGGCCTCGACGCCGTGTTCGCGTACAACGACGAGTACGCGATGCTGTTGATGCGTGCCCTCCAGGACGAGGGCGTGCGCGTCCCGGAGGACACGGCGGTGATCGGCGCCGACGACCTGCTGCTGGGCCGGCTGCTGCGGCCCCGGCTGAGCACAGTCCACATCGAGCTCCCGTCCGGCCGTGCTCTCGCCGAGCTGGTCGACCGCGCGGTGCGCGAACCGGGTGCGGCGACCGAGACGCACACGGTGCTGGGTGCCACAGTGGTACAGCGCGACTCCAGCTGA
- a CDS encoding 4-hydroxybenzoate 3-monooxygenase: MRTTVGIIGGGPAGLLLARLLHRAGIDCVVLESRTREYVEHRQRAGMLEQGTVDALRACGAAARLEAEGLVHQGIELRFAGERHHLDFPVLTGGRTVTIYAQTEIVKDLVALQLVDGPPLLFEAEALAIEKPESDAPVVRFLHEGREQTLTCDWIAGCDGFHGISREAFPAATSRTYEHDYPYSWLGILADVAPSCEELIYARGERGFALHSMRSSAVSRLYLQVPNGTDADDWPDERIWDELAARFAIDADWTLERGPVTAKSVTPMRSYVHEPMRHGRLLLAGDAAHIVPPTGAKGLNLAVSDVSVLARALTELHRTGSTQLIDRYSRLCLSRVWQATRFSYDMTRMLHAQPNGDAFENGLQLARLRRITASRHAAAELAANYTGLPLPV; this comes from the coding sequence ATGCGCACCACGGTCGGGATCATCGGCGGCGGCCCCGCCGGACTGCTCCTCGCCCGCCTGCTGCACCGCGCCGGCATCGACTGCGTCGTCCTGGAGAGCAGGACACGGGAGTACGTCGAGCACCGCCAGCGCGCGGGCATGCTGGAACAGGGCACCGTCGACGCCCTGCGCGCGTGCGGTGCCGCCGCTCGCCTGGAGGCGGAGGGGCTGGTCCACCAAGGCATCGAGCTGCGGTTCGCGGGGGAGCGGCACCACCTCGACTTCCCCGTCCTCACCGGCGGCCGCACGGTCACCATCTACGCCCAGACCGAGATCGTGAAGGACCTCGTCGCCCTCCAACTCGTCGACGGTCCACCGCTGTTGTTCGAGGCGGAGGCCCTCGCGATCGAGAAGCCGGAGAGCGACGCCCCCGTCGTGCGGTTCCTGCACGAGGGCCGCGAGCAGACGCTGACCTGCGACTGGATCGCCGGCTGCGACGGCTTCCACGGCATCTCCCGCGAGGCCTTCCCGGCGGCGACGAGTCGGACCTACGAGCACGACTACCCGTACTCCTGGCTGGGGATCCTCGCCGACGTCGCGCCGTCCTGCGAGGAGCTGATCTACGCACGCGGTGAGCGGGGCTTCGCCCTGCACAGCATGCGCTCGTCCGCCGTCTCCCGGCTCTACCTCCAGGTCCCCAACGGCACCGACGCCGACGACTGGCCCGACGAGCGGATCTGGGACGAGCTCGCCGCCCGGTTCGCGATCGACGCCGACTGGACACTGGAGCGCGGCCCCGTCACCGCCAAGTCGGTGACGCCGATGCGCAGTTACGTCCACGAGCCGATGCGCCACGGCCGTCTCCTGCTCGCCGGGGACGCCGCGCACATCGTGCCGCCGACCGGGGCCAAGGGGCTCAATCTCGCCGTGTCGGACGTATCCGTCCTCGCCCGGGCCCTGACCGAACTGCACCGCACAGGATCGACACAACTGATCGACAGATATTCGCGGTTGTGTCTGTCCCGTGTGTGGCAGGCCACGCGATTCTCGTACGACATGACTAGGATGTTGCACGCTCAACCAAACGGGGATGCGTTCGAGAACGGGCTGCAGCTCGCACGGCTGCGCCGCATCACCGCATCCCGCCATGCGGCCGCCGAACTGGCCGCGAACTACACGGGACTACCGCTCCCCGTGTGA
- a CDS encoding benzaldehyde dehydrogenase, whose product MSLLDPKSWQPHPLSGPEYAVTEPATGDTLATVTLAGAEDVERSAETARAAQAEWARLPHFVRAGVLRKAGDLFAAHADELRGWIVRESGSIPGKADFELHVAAQECYEAAALASRPAGQVLPSEAPRLSYTRRVPVGVVGVISPFNAPLILSIRSVAPALALGNAVILKPDPRTAVCGGLSLAAVFAEAGLPEGLFHVLPGGPDVGQALVADPRVPVISFTGSTAAGRAVGEAAGRHLKRAHLELGGNSALIVLEDADIEAVISTAAWGSFFHQGQICMTTGRHLVHESLYAEYVERLAAKADSLAVGDPNREQVHLGPIIDDNQLAKVRGLVEASTAQGAKLAAGGTHEKLFYRPTVLAGLDDSTPAYAEEVFGPVAPVRSFSTADEAAALAAAGPYGLSLGIVTGDAARGLDLAERIPTGIVHINDQTVNDEAVAPFGGIAASGTGARFGGEANVEAFTDVRWTTVRADVATYPF is encoded by the coding sequence ATGTCGTTGCTCGACCCCAAGAGCTGGCAGCCCCACCCCCTGTCGGGACCTGAGTACGCGGTCACCGAACCCGCCACCGGCGACACGCTCGCCACCGTCACCCTCGCCGGCGCCGAGGACGTCGAGCGCTCCGCCGAGACCGCCCGCGCCGCCCAGGCCGAGTGGGCCCGGCTTCCGCACTTCGTCCGGGCCGGGGTGCTGCGCAAGGCCGGCGACCTGTTCGCCGCCCACGCCGACGAACTGCGCGGATGGATCGTGCGCGAGTCCGGTTCCATCCCCGGCAAGGCCGACTTCGAACTGCACGTCGCCGCCCAGGAGTGCTACGAGGCCGCCGCCCTCGCCTCCCGCCCCGCGGGCCAGGTCCTGCCCAGCGAGGCGCCGAGGCTGTCGTACACCCGCCGGGTCCCGGTCGGCGTCGTCGGCGTGATCTCGCCCTTCAACGCCCCGCTGATCCTGTCGATCCGCTCCGTCGCCCCGGCCCTCGCCCTCGGCAACGCGGTGATCCTCAAGCCGGACCCGCGCACCGCGGTCTGCGGCGGACTCTCGCTCGCCGCGGTCTTCGCCGAGGCCGGGCTGCCCGAGGGCCTGTTCCACGTCCTGCCCGGCGGCCCGGACGTCGGCCAGGCCCTGGTCGCCGACCCGCGCGTCCCTGTCATCTCCTTCACCGGGTCGACCGCGGCCGGCCGCGCGGTGGGAGAGGCGGCCGGCCGCCACCTCAAGCGCGCCCACCTGGAGCTCGGCGGCAACTCCGCGCTGATCGTCCTGGAGGACGCCGACATCGAGGCCGTCATCTCCACGGCCGCCTGGGGATCGTTCTTCCACCAGGGCCAGATCTGCATGACGACCGGGCGTCACCTGGTCCACGAGTCGCTGTACGCGGAGTACGTCGAGCGTCTGGCCGCCAAGGCCGACTCCCTCGCCGTCGGCGACCCCAACCGGGAGCAGGTCCACCTCGGCCCGATCATCGACGACAACCAGCTCGCCAAGGTGCGCGGCCTGGTCGAGGCCAGCACCGCCCAGGGTGCCAAGCTGGCCGCCGGCGGCACCCACGAGAAGCTCTTCTACCGCCCGACCGTGCTCGCGGGCCTCGACGACAGCACGCCCGCCTACGCGGAGGAGGTCTTCGGGCCCGTCGCGCCCGTACGGTCCTTCAGCACCGCCGACGAGGCGGCCGCGCTGGCCGCCGCGGGGCCCTACGGCCTCTCGCTCGGCATCGTCACCGGGGACGCGGCCCGCGGCCTCGACCTGGCGGAGCGCATCCCGACCGGCATCGTGCACATCAACGACCAGACCGTGAACGACGAGGCGGTCGCGCCCTTCGGCGGCATCGCCGCGTCCGGCACCGGCGCCCGCTTCGGCGGCGAGGCCAATGTGGAGGCCTTCACCGACGTGCGCTGGACGACGGTACGCGCGGACGTGGCGACCTACCCCTTCTAG
- the trxA gene encoding thioredoxin, translated as MSSTVELTKENFDQMVTDNEFVLIDFWASWCGPCRQFAPVYEKAAEDNPDLVFGKVDTEAQPELAAAFGIQSIPTLMIVRDQVAVFAQPGALPESALTDVIGQARKLDMDEVKKAVAEQQAQAEQNGE; from the coding sequence ATGAGCAGCACCGTGGAGCTCACCAAGGAGAACTTCGACCAGATGGTCACGGACAACGAGTTCGTCCTGATCGACTTCTGGGCGTCCTGGTGCGGTCCTTGCCGCCAGTTCGCGCCGGTCTACGAGAAGGCCGCCGAGGACAACCCCGACCTGGTCTTCGGCAAGGTGGACACCGAGGCGCAGCCGGAGCTGGCCGCCGCCTTCGGTATCCAGTCGATCCCGACGCTGATGATCGTCCGCGACCAGGTCGCGGTGTTCGCCCAGCCGGGCGCGCTGCCCGAGTCGGCCCTGACGGACGTCATCGGGCAGGCCCGCAAGCTGGACATGGACGAGGTCAAGAAGGCCGTGGCCGAGCAGCAGGCCCAGGCCGAGCAGAACGGCGAGTGA
- a CDS encoding NAD(P)/FAD-dependent oxidoreductase yields the protein MTETENIASSTYDVVVLGAGPVGENVADRTRAAGLSTAVVESELIGGECSYWACMPSKALLRPVIAQADARRLPGLSAAVQGPLDAAAVLARRDYWASDWKDDGQVGWLESIGAEIHRGHGRLSGERTVTVTAPDGTQKVLTARHAVAVCTGTRAVLPNLPGLDEVRPWTSREATSAKAAPGRLVVVGGGVVATEMATAWQALGSQVTLLVRGKGLLNRMEPFAGELVAEALTEAGVTVRTGTSVESVTRENGTVVVVTGTGDRIEADEILFATGRAPHTDDIGLDTIGREPGSWLEVDDSLRVTGSDWLYAVGDVNHRALLTHQGKYQARIAGAAIAARASGTPVQADPWGAHAATADHDAVPQVVFTDPEAASVGLSLAEAEQAGHRVRAVDYDLASVSGAGLYADGYRGRARMVVDLEREILLGVTFVGPGVGELIHSATIAVAGQVPISRLWHAVPAYPTISEVWLRLLEAYRDN from the coding sequence ATGACGGAAACGGAAAACATCGCCTCCAGTACCTACGACGTAGTGGTGCTCGGTGCCGGGCCCGTGGGGGAGAACGTGGCCGACCGCACCCGCGCGGCCGGCCTCTCCACCGCGGTCGTGGAGAGCGAGCTGATCGGCGGAGAGTGTTCCTACTGGGCCTGTATGCCCAGCAAGGCCCTGCTGCGGCCGGTGATCGCCCAGGCGGACGCGCGCCGCCTGCCCGGCCTGAGCGCCGCGGTGCAGGGACCCCTCGACGCGGCCGCGGTCCTCGCACGCCGGGACTACTGGGCCTCGGACTGGAAGGACGACGGCCAGGTCGGCTGGCTGGAGAGCATCGGCGCCGAGATCCACCGCGGCCACGGCCGTCTCAGCGGGGAGCGCACGGTCACGGTGACCGCCCCCGACGGCACACAGAAGGTGCTGACCGCCCGGCACGCCGTGGCCGTCTGCACCGGCACCCGTGCCGTGCTGCCGAATCTGCCGGGCCTCGACGAGGTCAGGCCCTGGACCAGCCGCGAGGCCACCAGCGCCAAGGCCGCGCCAGGCCGGCTCGTCGTGGTCGGCGGGGGAGTGGTCGCCACGGAGATGGCCACGGCCTGGCAGGCCCTCGGCTCGCAGGTGACCCTGCTCGTACGCGGAAAGGGCCTGCTCAACCGTATGGAGCCGTTCGCGGGCGAACTGGTCGCCGAGGCGCTCACCGAGGCGGGCGTGACCGTCCGCACCGGCACCTCGGTCGAGTCCGTCACCCGCGAGAACGGCACGGTCGTGGTCGTCACCGGCACCGGTGACCGCATCGAGGCCGACGAGATCCTCTTCGCCACCGGACGCGCCCCGCACACCGACGACATCGGCCTCGACACGATCGGCCGGGAGCCCGGCAGCTGGCTGGAGGTCGACGACAGCCTGCGCGTCACCGGCAGCGACTGGCTCTACGCGGTCGGCGACGTCAACCACCGCGCGCTCCTCACCCACCAGGGCAAGTACCAGGCCCGCATCGCCGGCGCCGCCATCGCCGCCCGCGCCTCCGGGACCCCTGTCCAGGCGGACCCGTGGGGCGCCCATGCCGCGACCGCCGACCACGACGCCGTGCCCCAGGTCGTCTTCACCGACCCGGAGGCGGCCTCCGTGGGCCTCTCCCTGGCCGAGGCCGAACAGGCGGGCCACCGCGTCCGCGCGGTCGACTACGACCTCGCCTCGGTGTCCGGCGCCGGCCTCTACGCCGACGGCTACCGAGGACGGGCCCGCATGGTCGTCGACCTGGAACGCGAGATCCTCCTCGGGGTCACCTTCGTCGGACCCGGTGTCGGCGAACTCATCCACTCCGCGACGATCGCGGTCGCGGGCCAGGTCCCGATCAGCAGGCTGTGGCACGCGGTCCCGGCGTACCCGACGATCAGCGAGGTGTGGCTGCGCCTCCTCGAGGCCTACCGGGACAACTAG